Proteins from a genomic interval of Desulfofustis limnaeus:
- a CDS encoding HesB/IscA family protein, with translation MITVSDRARQELIKRGGNDAFVRIVVQSGGCAGMTYHAEIVPEKGTDEKIVWRSDQLTVITDDDSLPYLIGLQIDYSDDLITAGFRFRNGSSASSCGCGASFAADGTTILANAGGHGCGH, from the coding sequence ATGATCACCGTCAGTGACAGGGCACGGCAGGAATTGATCAAACGCGGCGGCAACGATGCATTTGTTCGTATCGTCGTCCAGTCCGGCGGCTGTGCCGGTATGACCTACCATGCCGAGATCGTACCGGAAAAAGGAACTGATGAGAAGATTGTCTGGCGCAGCGATCAGCTCACCGTCATTACCGACGACGACAGCCTGCCCTACCTGATCGGCCTGCAGATCGATTATTCAGACGACCTGATAACCGCCGGCTTTCGTTTCCGCAACGGCAGCAGCGCCTCGTCATGCGGTTGTGGTGCCAGTTTTGCCGCCGACGGGACGACCATCCTGGCAAACGCGGGAGGGCACGGCTGTGGCCACTGA